The nucleotide window CCGAGATTGTCGATGTCGTCGATCTCGCCGCGACCGTCCTTCAACCCGACGAGCACTTTGAGGATCGCGATGATGTCTTCCTTGCGCAAGGTGCGGATCGTGTCCTCGGTCTTTTGCTCGAGGCGCGAGTTCATCTTGACGCGGCCCACCGCGGAGAGGTCGTAACGCTCGCCGTCGAAGAACAGACCCTTGAACAGCGCTTCCGCGGTTTCGAGCGTCGGCGGCTCGCCCGGACGCATCACGCGATAGATGTCGATGAGCGCTTCCTCGCGCGTCGAATTCTTGTCGATCGCCAGCGTGTTGCGGATATAGGGTCCGACGTTGATGTGATCGATCGCAAGCGTCGAGATCGCGTTGATGCCATACTGCTCGAGGATTTTGAGCGTATCGGTGGTGATCTCAGCACCTGCGTCGACAAGGACGAGTCCGCTTTTTTCATCGATGACGTCTTCGGCGACGTAACGGCCGAAGAGTTCCTCGGCCGGCACGAGAACGTCCTTGGTGCCGTCCTCGGCGATCTTGCGCCCGAGGCGTGCGGTCATCTTGGCGCCGGCTTCGGCTACAACCTTACCGCTCTTGGCGTCGATCAAGTCAGAGTTGAGCTTGATGCCGCGCATGCGCTGTGGATCGAACGGCATTTGCCAGCCATCCTTCATGCGCTTGAAGGCGACCTTTGCGTAGAAATAGGAAAGAATCTCCTCCGCCGACATGCCGGTGTGCTCGTGCGGCTCGATGCTCTTGCCCTCCGCCTCGCGCTGCTTGCGCAGCTCCGCGGTGGCTCGACTATCGAGGCCCATGAACAGGGTCGTCACGGGGAGCTTCCTGCGCCGGTCAATGCGGACGTAGACAAGATCCTTGGCATCGAACTCGAAATCGAGCCAGGAGCCGCGATAGGGGATGACCCGTGCCGCGAACAGATACTTGCCCGATGAGTGAGTCTTGCCCTTGTCGTGATCGAAGAACACGCCCGGCGAGCGGTGCATTTGCGAGACGATGACGCGCTCGGTGCCGTTGATGATAAAAGTGCCGTTCGTCGTCATGAGCGGCATATCGCCCATATAGACGTCCTGCTCCTTGATGTCCCGGATCGAGCGCGAGCCGGTCTCGTCGTCGACGTCCCAGACGACAAGGCGAAGCGTTACCTTGAGCGGGGCCGCAAACGTCATGCCGCGCTGCTGGCATTCTTCGACGTCGTACTTCGGGTCCTCGAGCTCGTACTTGAGGAACTCGAGCTGGGCGCGTTCCGAAAAGTCCCGGATCGGGAAGACCGAGCGGAAGACCTCCTGCAGGCCAACGCTGGTGCGCTTCTCCGCCGTGCCATCCTTCTGCAAGAACTGATCGTAGGAATTCTTCTGCACCTCGATCAGGTTCGGCATCGGCGCCACTTCGGAAATCCGGCCAAAGCTTTTACGGATCCGCTTGCGTCCCGTGAACGACTTCGCCATCGATCTTCTGCTCCTCACAAAGCCCGCCGTCCCGAAACGGACGGCAATTCCGGTGCCACGAAATCGAGCGCCGGCGACTAGGGGTCGATTACTCGACCCACAACCTCACAGCGCTTGCCGGACGGACGCGAGACGACATCCCGCATCCGTCCGTGCAAGGCTTGCCAAAAAGCACGTTACTTAACCTCGACCTTCGCACCCTGATCCTCGAGGACCTTCTTGAGCTTCGCGGCTTCGTCCTTGGACACGCCTTCCTTGACGGTCTTGGGAGCGCCCTCGACGAGATCCTTCGCTTCCTTGAGGCCAAGGCCGGTGATTGCGCGAACTTCCTTGATGACGTTGATTTTCTTGTCGCCTGCGGCGGCAAGAACGACGGTGAATTCCGTCTTTTCCTCGACGGCGGCCGCGGCACCAGCGCCCGCACCCGCACCACCGACCGCCGCGACCGCAACCGGTGCTGCGGCGGTGACACCCCACTTCTCCTCGAGCTTTTTTGCAAGCTCCGCCGCCTCGATGACGGTGAGCTTCGAAAGCTCCTCAATCAGACTATCGAGATTTGCCATGTTCCATTTCTCCTAAGCTCAAACTTCAGGGTTCCAATGTGTCCTACGCGGCCTCGCCTTTTTGGGCGAACGCCTGCAGCACGCGAGCGAGCTGCGCGGCGGGCGCTTGTACGACACCGGCGATCTTGGTTGCCGGCGCCTTCAAGAGACCGACGATCTTGCCGCGCAGCGCGTCGAGAGACGGCAGCGAGGCAAGGGCCTTCACACCATTCGAATCCAGGACCTGGGCGCCGAGGGCTCCTCCGGTGATGACGAGCTTCTCGTTCAGCTTCGAGAAGTCGACGGCCACCTTCGCGACCGAGACGGGATCGCTCGAAAATGCGATCGCGGTCGGTCCTTTGAACAGCTCTGCTAATCCCTCGTACCTGGTCCCCGACAAGGCACGGCGCGCAAGACGGTTCTTCGCCACTTTGAAGCGGCCTCCCGCCGCCCGAACCTTCCGTCGAAGATCGCCGATCTCGGCGACCGTCAGACCGCTTTGGCGAGTAACGACCACCGCAGCGGCCTCTTGGAAGGCGCGGTTGAGCGAGGCGACCAGATCTTCCTTCTCGGTACGTTGCACCGTCTTCTCCGCTCCTTTGGCCATCGCGGCACGACTTGTTGCCGCCCAGGCCGGTTGCGACTGGACCTCCAGGCTGAGCCCGAAGATCCGGCTCACCCTGCCCCAGAAGTTCAAGCCCGTCGCCCGCGCCCCAACGGATCGCTCCGGTGAGTGCGGGAAGCTGGGTTCGACTCCCGTCTATGCAGGCGGCTTTCACCACCTTTATGCCTAGGGGATTGTGCATCCCATTCGGCACCTGCAGTCTCGGACAGGTCGGGGTCCGGTTGGGCTATCACCCTCCCGGCTCCCTACTCTCCGCGCGAAATTCACTCCCGCGCGGCGAATTCCATCGTATCGCTCACCCAGCAGCCGCGGGACCGCCGAGCGACGCGGCATCGAGCTTCAGGCCCGGTCCCATGGTCGAGCTGAGCGAAACTTTCTTGATGTAGGTGCCCTTGAC belongs to Alphaproteobacteria bacterium and includes:
- a CDS encoding DNA-directed RNA polymerase subunit beta, with translation MAKSFTGRKRIRKSFGRISEVAPMPNLIEVQKNSYDQFLQKDGTAEKRTSVGLQEVFRSVFPIRDFSERAQLEFLKYELEDPKYDVEECQQRGMTFAAPLKVTLRLVVWDVDDETGSRSIRDIKEQDVYMGDMPLMTTNGTFIINGTERVIVSQMHRSPGVFFDHDKGKTHSSGKYLFAARVIPYRGSWLDFEFDAKDLVYVRIDRRRKLPVTTLFMGLDSRATAELRKQREAEGKSIEPHEHTGMSAEEILSYFYAKVAFKRMKDGWQMPFDPQRMRGIKLNSDLIDAKSGKVVAEAGAKMTARLGRKIAEDGTKDVLVPAEELFGRYVAEDVIDEKSGLVLVDAGAEITTDTLKILEQYGINAISTLAIDHINVGPYIRNTLAIDKNSTREEALIDIYRVMRPGEPPTLETAEALFKGLFFDGERYDLSAVGRVKMNSRLEQKTEDTIRTLRKEDIIAILKVLVGLKDGRGEIDDIDNLG
- the rplL gene encoding 50S ribosomal protein L7/L12, whose amino-acid sequence is MANLDSLIEELSKLTVIEAAELAKKLEEKWGVTAAAPVAVAAVGGAGAGAGAAAAVEEKTEFTVVLAAAGDKKINVIKEVRAITGLGLKEAKDLVEGAPKTVKEGVSKDEAAKLKKVLEDQGAKVEVK
- the rplJ gene encoding 50S ribosomal protein L10, encoding MQRTEKEDLVASLNRAFQEAAAVVVTRQSGLTVAEIGDLRRKVRAAGGRFKVAKNRLARRALSGTRYEGLAELFKGPTAIAFSSDPVSVAKVAVDFSKLNEKLVITGGALGAQVLDSNGVKALASLPSLDALRGKIVGLLKAPATKIAGVVQAPAAQLARVLQAFAQKGEAA